The Triticum aestivum cultivar Chinese Spring chromosome 7B, IWGSC CS RefSeq v2.1, whole genome shotgun sequence genome window below encodes:
- the LOC123158327 gene encoding uncharacterized protein produces the protein MEDARGFRGIPAFGEWNYGDGDGWSVLSQRFESAMHTQLPVHKPCKRATAGRRRRVPPFGEWNNHSNGDGDGWTAGMAHKSLKQELIGYDSGVVPMGKQHKIARQPWVDDSGPHVAMDPFFFTTVKAVDDDLYEVPLDMPCAKLLRKGRTWLRSLLMRCCGINCFAY, from the exons ATGGAG GATGCGAGGGGGTTCCGGGGGATACCGGCGTTCGGGGAATGGAactacggcgacggcgacggctggtCTGTGCTCTCCCAGCGCTTCGAGTCTGCGATGCACACCCAGCTCCCCGTACACAAACCCTGCAAG AGGGCGACGGCAGGTCGCAGGAGGCGAGTCCCACCGTTCGGAGAGTGGAACAACCACAgcaacggcgacggcgatggctggACGGCAGGCATGGCACACAAATCACTCAAGCAGGAGCTCATTGGTTACGACAGTGGCGTCGTCCCCATGGGGAAGCAGCACAAGATTGCGAGGCAACCCTGGGTGGATGACTCAGGACCCCACGTGGCAATGGATCCGTTCTTCTTCACGACGGTCAAAGCTGTTGACGATGACCTGTATGAGGTCCCACTGGACATGCCCTGCGCTAAGCTACTACGG AAGGGCAGGACGTGGCTGAGGAGCCTGCTGATGAGGTGTTGCGGCATCAACTGCTTCGCCTACTGA